From the genome of Longimicrobiaceae bacterium:
TTCCGATGATGATCGCCACCACATTTCTCCTATCCTCGCTCGCCATGCTCCCGCCGGCCCCGGCCGCCTCGCGTGCGGACGTCGTGGCGTCGGGCGCGGACACGCTTCCACAGGCGGCGCGAGACACGGTTCCGCAGGCGCTGGCCGCCGCGGCCGTCCGCTACCTCCGCGAGCACGGGGTGGAGCGGCCCAACGGCAAGCTGGAAATCTGGAGCAATTCCACGCGCAGCCCCGTGCGCGCGCAGCTCTCCGAGAGCACGGTCGCGCCGGAGACCGCCCGCGGCCTTTTCCCGCTGATCGAGCGGTACGCGGCCGAGTGGCCGGGCGCCGGACCGCTCCTGTCCACCATCCGCCTGGACGCGCCGGACGGGTACGCACCGATGCGCACCGCCGTAGACAGCGCCGCGGCCGAGCAAGGCCCGCGGCTGGAGAACGGCGGGCACGTGCAAGACGTGATGCACCATCTGCTGCGCACGCACTCCCCGCCGGCCCGCGGGCAGATGAACCGCGCCATCCCCGCCGTGCTCCGCATCCGCGTGGGCGCCGACGGTGCGCCGGAGATGGTGGACGTCGCGCGCCTCACCGGCGACGCGGAGCTCGACGAGTACCTGGTTCCCCTCGCCTTCGAGATGCGCTTCCAGCCCGCGCGCCTGGGCGGAGCTGCGGTTCCCTCGTGGGTTTCCATGCCGCTCACGCTCGAGTGGCACTGACACGTCCTCAACACTCCACCCATTCCGTTCCCCAATGCCCACTCCATTGATCGCATCCGTCCTGGCGCTCGTCCATCTCTCCGGCGCCCCCGCGGCGCACCGTCCCGCGGAGTACGTCCGCTCCGTCGTCCAGGCAGCCCGCCCGGCTGCGGACGACACCGTGCCGCTCGCGCTCGCCGCCCAGGTGGTGCGGTATCTCCAGGAGAACGGCGTGATGCAGCCTACCGGGCGCCTCATCTTCTGGACCGACACGGCTCGCACGGAGCTGCACATGCAGCTCGCCGGCAGCAACGTCGCGCCCGAGGTCGCACGCGGGCTCCGCCCCATCGTGGAGCAGTACGCCGCGGCCTGGCCGGGCAGCGGCCCCATCCGCGCAGCCATCCGCCTGGACGCTCCCGACGCCTACCTCGTGGACCCGCCGCTGAAGATGTACCGCACGGCGGCCGCGCCGGAGGTCTCGAACGTCCGCCACGTGCAGGACCTGATGCGGCAGATGCTCGACATCCACTCGCCCACCGCGCCCGAGCGGGCGTATCGGCCCATCCCGGCCCTCCTCTCCATCCGCGTGGGGGCGGACGGCAGCCCGGAGATCGTGAACGTCACCCGCCTCACGGGCGACCCGGAGCTGGACGACCTGCTGATCCCCCTCGCATATGAAATCCGGTTCCGCCCCGCCCACCTGAACGGCCATGGCGTCGCGGTGTGGGTGAGCATCCCGTTGAACATGGAGTTCGCCGGCTGAGGCTTTCCCTTCGACGAGAACGGCCGTGGCGCCTCAAGAGGTACCGCCGTGCGGTTCTCCCTCTCA
Proteins encoded in this window:
- a CDS encoding energy transducer TonB; this translates as MMIATTFLLSSLAMLPPAPAASRADVVASGADTLPQAARDTVPQALAAAAVRYLREHGVERPNGKLEIWSNSTRSPVRAQLSESTVAPETARGLFPLIERYAAEWPGAGPLLSTIRLDAPDGYAPMRTAVDSAAAEQGPRLENGGHVQDVMHHLLRTHSPPARGQMNRAIPAVLRIRVGADGAPEMVDVARLTGDAELDEYLVPLAFEMRFQPARLGGAAVPSWVSMPLTLEWH